From the genome of Actinacidiphila yeochonensis CN732, one region includes:
- a CDS encoding condensation domain-containing protein, which produces MLAGALPEYMVPSAFVTLDALPLTPNGKVDRRALPRPAAVQAPTGGRAPRTPQEEALCRVFGDLLGVTEVAADTDFFRLGGDSILSIQVVSRARTAGLALTPQDVFTHRTPERLARVARPLAPEPAATAAEPAAGPVPATPIIGWLLERGGPLDGFNQAMAFRTPPALTADALGGVLQALLDAHGALRLRLTDAVPGRGRTGLEGAALEMLPPGSVAAATVYTRVDVVDGDGVIPDGLAAEHAEAARRRLDPHAGLLVQAVWFDAGPGRPGRLLLVVHHLAVDGVSWRTIAADLAAAWSPTDGVLPLPPEGTDFRQWARMLTEDAVSDHRTAELPYWRRVLATPDPLFGSGPLDPARHTAGTLRHHTVELPARWTGPLLTSTAAAYHAGVDDVLIACLALAAVGWRSRRGTGDSSELLLHVEGHGREELPGTHAELSRTVGWFTSLYPVRLDPGPVPATRPEELPGAVLDRALKQVKEQLRAVPGRGLGFGLLRRLNPETAPVLAAADTAPQLGFNYLGRIAAGTGGRPGTDGEAGPHAVPEWPVVFDAPLPAHQDPAAPAAHVLELNAHTRDMPTGPKLVAEWTWPPDLLPDADVHALAEGWLAALRALVQHTETAGAGGLTPSDLPLVTINQAQLDRLTDKWGKLK; this is translated from the coding sequence GTGCTGGCGGGGGCGTTGCCGGAGTACATGGTGCCGTCCGCGTTCGTCACCCTGGACGCGCTGCCGCTCACTCCGAACGGGAAGGTGGACCGCAGGGCCCTGCCCAGACCGGCGGCCGTCCAGGCCCCCACCGGCGGACGCGCCCCCCGCACCCCGCAGGAAGAAGCCCTCTGCCGCGTCTTCGGCGACCTCCTCGGCGTCACGGAGGTGGCGGCCGACACCGACTTCTTCCGGCTCGGCGGCGACAGCATCCTCTCCATCCAGGTGGTCAGCCGTGCCCGGACCGCCGGGCTCGCCCTCACCCCGCAGGACGTCTTCACCCACCGCACCCCCGAGCGGCTCGCACGGGTGGCGCGGCCGCTCGCGCCGGAACCGGCCGCCACCGCGGCCGAACCGGCGGCCGGACCCGTGCCCGCCACCCCGATCATCGGCTGGCTGCTGGAGCGGGGCGGCCCCCTGGACGGCTTCAACCAGGCCATGGCCTTCCGCACCCCGCCGGCGCTGACCGCCGACGCCCTCGGCGGCGTTCTCCAGGCCCTCCTCGACGCGCACGGGGCCCTGCGGCTCCGGCTCACCGACGCCGTCCCCGGCCGAGGTCGAACAGGGCTCGAAGGGGCGGCACTTGAGATGCTGCCGCCCGGCTCCGTGGCCGCCGCCACCGTGTACACCCGGGTCGACGTGGTGGACGGCGACGGGGTCATCCCCGACGGCCTGGCCGCCGAGCACGCCGAAGCCGCACGGCGGCGGCTCGACCCGCACGCCGGGCTCCTCGTCCAGGCCGTCTGGTTCGACGCCGGGCCTGGCCGCCCCGGGCGGCTGCTGCTGGTGGTGCACCACCTCGCCGTGGACGGCGTCTCGTGGCGGACCATCGCCGCCGACCTGGCCGCCGCGTGGTCGCCCACCGACGGCGTCCTGCCGCTGCCGCCGGAGGGCACCGACTTCCGGCAGTGGGCGCGGATGCTGACCGAGGACGCCGTCAGCGACCACCGGACCGCTGAACTGCCGTACTGGCGAAGGGTCCTGGCCACCCCGGACCCGCTCTTCGGCAGCGGCCCGCTCGACCCGGCCCGGCACACCGCCGGGACGCTGCGGCACCACACCGTGGAGCTGCCCGCCCGCTGGACCGGCCCGCTGCTGACGTCCACGGCCGCCGCCTACCACGCGGGCGTCGACGACGTGCTGATCGCCTGCCTCGCGCTGGCCGCCGTCGGCTGGCGGAGCCGGCGCGGGACCGGCGACAGCAGCGAGCTGCTGCTCCACGTCGAGGGCCACGGACGTGAGGAGCTGCCCGGCACGCACGCCGAACTCTCGCGTACGGTCGGCTGGTTCACCAGCCTCTACCCGGTCCGCCTGGACCCGGGGCCGGTCCCCGCGACCCGGCCGGAGGAACTGCCCGGCGCCGTCCTCGACCGGGCGCTGAAGCAGGTGAAGGAGCAGCTGCGGGCGGTGCCCGGACGGGGCCTCGGCTTCGGGCTGCTGCGCCGCCTCAACCCGGAGACCGCGCCGGTGCTGGCCGCCGCCGACACCGCTCCGCAGCTCGGCTTCAACTACCTGGGCCGGATCGCCGCCGGCACCGGCGGCCGCCCGGGGACGGACGGCGAGGCCGGCCCGCACGCGGTCCCGGAGTGGCCGGTCGTCTTCGACGCGCCGCTGCCCGCGCACCAGGACCCGGCCGCCCCGGCCGCGCACGTCCTCGAACTCAACGCGCACACCCGCGACATGCCGACCGGGCCGAAGCTCGTCGCGGAGTGGACGTGGCCGCCCGACCTGCTGCCGGACGCCGACGTCCACGCGCTCGCCGAGGGCTGGCTCGCCGCCCTGCGGGCGCTCGTGCAGCACACCGAGACAGCGGGAGCGGGCGGCCTCACCCCGTCCGACCTGCCGCTGGTCACCATCAACCAGGCCCAGCTCGACCGTCTGACCGACAAGTGGGGGAAGCTCAAGTGA
- a CDS encoding condensation domain-containing protein, with amino-acid sequence MTGFQLEDVLPLTPLQAGMLFHSLYDGDDAGNTPAAPAGTPGAGPAVDVYTVQVALTLAGPVDAGRLHGAAAALLRRHANLRVGFLHEDMDEPVQAVAAHVPPRWAETDLRADPEPEKALERLLAEDRSRRFDLAEPPLLRFTLVRTGDDEHRLVVTSHHILWDGWSLPVLLRELLELYAHGGDERVLPPVTPFRDYLGWLAGRDRAAAEEAWRSALAGLDTPTLLAGPRPPAGRALPRRYVTALSAATTERLRGTARAHGLTLNTLVQAAWAMVLGSATGRQDVVFGTTVSGRPPELPGIESMIGLLINTVPVRVELRPEESLAGLCARVQEEQARLLAHQHLGLTEIRALTGLTGLFDTLAVFENYPLDAVAAEQPADGRPRLRVTGFRGADATHYPLALTVDPGPEMRLALAYRADLFTAEAVATLAARAAALLTVIAEHPDRLVGTVDLLTPGERAELLALGRGAERPLPAATYPELFAAQAARTPDAPAVREGVTSLSYAELDALTDRLAGHLAAHGAGPEQLVALALPRGADLVTAVLAVLKTGAAYLPLDPDHPRARLAATLEDARPLHLVTDDATAPLLPPAGIPATRLRQGAAQDPAPAGPPWAAPPGAPAADTRRT; translated from the coding sequence GTGACCGGGTTCCAACTCGAAGACGTCCTGCCGCTCACACCGCTGCAGGCCGGCATGCTCTTCCACTCGCTCTACGACGGCGACGACGCGGGCAACACCCCCGCCGCCCCCGCCGGCACCCCCGGGGCTGGCCCGGCCGTCGACGTCTACACCGTCCAGGTGGCGCTCACCCTCGCCGGGCCGGTGGACGCCGGCCGACTGCACGGCGCCGCCGCCGCGCTGCTGCGGCGCCACGCCAACCTGCGGGTCGGGTTCCTCCACGAGGACATGGACGAACCGGTGCAGGCCGTCGCCGCCCACGTCCCGCCGCGCTGGGCCGAGACCGACCTGCGTGCCGACCCCGAGCCGGAGAAGGCCCTCGAACGGCTCCTCGCCGAGGACCGGTCCCGCCGCTTCGACCTCGCCGAACCGCCGCTGCTCCGCTTCACCCTGGTCCGCACCGGGGACGACGAGCACCGCCTCGTCGTGACCAGCCACCACATCCTCTGGGACGGCTGGTCGCTGCCGGTCCTGCTGCGGGAGCTGCTGGAGCTGTACGCGCACGGCGGCGACGAGCGCGTGCTGCCCCCCGTCACGCCGTTCCGCGACTACCTGGGCTGGCTGGCCGGCCGCGACCGCGCCGCCGCCGAGGAGGCCTGGCGGTCGGCGCTGGCCGGCCTCGACACGCCCACCCTGCTCGCCGGCCCCCGCCCGCCGGCCGGCCGCGCGCTGCCCCGCCGGTACGTCACCGCGCTGAGCGCCGCCACCACCGAGCGGCTGCGCGGCACCGCCCGGGCGCACGGGCTGACCCTCAACACCCTGGTCCAGGCGGCGTGGGCGATGGTGCTCGGCAGCGCCACCGGACGGCAGGACGTCGTCTTCGGCACCACCGTCTCCGGCCGGCCGCCGGAGCTGCCCGGGATCGAGTCCATGATCGGGCTGCTCATCAACACCGTGCCGGTCCGCGTGGAGCTGCGCCCGGAGGAGTCGCTGGCCGGGCTGTGCGCCCGCGTCCAGGAGGAGCAGGCGCGGCTGCTGGCCCACCAGCACCTCGGGCTCACCGAGATCAGGGCGCTGACCGGCCTGACCGGCCTCTTCGACACCCTGGCCGTCTTCGAGAACTACCCGCTGGACGCGGTGGCCGCCGAGCAGCCCGCCGACGGGCGGCCCCGGCTGCGCGTCACCGGCTTCCGGGGCGCCGACGCCACCCACTACCCGCTGGCCCTCACCGTGGACCCGGGCCCCGAGATGCGCCTCGCCCTCGCCTACCGCGCCGACCTCTTCACGGCCGAGGCCGTCGCCACCCTGGCCGCGCGGGCCGCGGCACTGCTCACCGTCATCGCCGAACACCCCGACCGGCTCGTGGGCACCGTCGACCTGCTCACCCCCGGGGAGCGGGCCGAGCTGCTGGCACTCGGGCGCGGGGCCGAACGGCCGCTGCCCGCCGCCACCTACCCCGAGCTTTTCGCCGCCCAGGCCGCCCGCACCCCGGACGCGCCCGCCGTGCGGGAGGGTGTCACCAGCCTCAGCTACGCCGAGCTCGACGCGCTCACCGACAGGTTGGCAGGTCACCTGGCCGCGCACGGGGCCGGCCCCGAACAGCTCGTCGCGCTCGCCCTGCCGCGCGGCGCCGACCTGGTGACGGCCGTCCTCGCCGTACTGAAGACGGGCGCCGCCTACCTGCCGCTGGACCCGGACCACCCCCGGGCGCGGCTGGCCGCCACCCTGGAGGACGCGCGGCCGCTCCACCTCGTCACCGACGACGCCACCGCCCCGCTGCTGCCGCCCGCCGGCATCCCCGCCACGCGGCTGCGGCAGGGCGCGGCGCAGGACCCCGCGCCGGCCGGCCCGCCCTGGGCCGCGCCCCCCGGCGCCCCGGCGGCGGACACCCGGCGTACGTGA